The following are from one region of the Mustela lutreola isolate mMusLut2 chromosome 7, mMusLut2.pri, whole genome shotgun sequence genome:
- the TMCO5A gene encoding transmembrane and coiled-coil domain-containing protein 5A isoform X6, which produces MEGHKNTQLDYEDMQRIDEANQELLLKIHEKENEIQRLESEITQTRDLTEDEEWEKENCTAVEREKALQELEEETARLDRKNETLVHSIAELQRKLTRKSHKATKCEQDKTEGSPEESKAKLQQLEASCADQEKELAKVMEDYAFVAQLCEDQALCIKKYQETLRKIEEELETRFLEREVSKVLSMNFVRKESNSQNHKDHSLQKKGTRFCKRIFQHVFFTTLFFIRLLGYLFFHISFINPDLLINILPKILNRDILWKLRCFLFPSLTLETEDMLPH; this is translated from the exons ATGGAAGGACACAAGAACACTCAGCTAGATTATGA GGATATGCAGAGAATAGATGAAGCAAATCAAGAACTTCTTCTCAAAATCCACGAGAAAGAAAACGAGATTCAGAG GCTGGAAAGTGAGATCACCCAGACCAGAGACTTGACTGAAgatgaggagtgggagaaggagaactgCACCGCAGTAGAGAGGGAAAAAGCCTTGCAGGAGCTGGAAGAAGAAACAGCCAGACTC GATAGGAAGAATGAGACTCTGGTCCACAGTATAGCAGAACTTCAAAGAAAG CTTACAAGAAAATCACATAAGGCAACCAAGTGTGAACAAGACAAAACAGAGGGATCCCCAGAAGAGTCAAAG GCCAAGTTACAACAGCTGGAAGCTTCCTGTGCAGACCAAGAGAAAGAGCTAGCCAAG GTAATGGAAGACTATGCATTTGTGGCTCAGCTCTGTGAGGACCAGGCCCTCTGCATAAAG AAGTACCAGGAAACACTgaggaaaatagaagaagaacTAGAGACTCGGTTCCTTGAAAGAGAAGT ATCAAAAGTCTTGAGCATGAATTTTGTAAGAAAAGAGTCTAACAGCCAAAATCATAAG GATCATTCTCTACAAAAGAAGGGAACACGGTTCTGCAAAAG GATTTTTCAACATGTCTTTTTCACCACCCTATTTTTCATCAGACTGCTGGGCTACTTGtttttccatataagttttatAAATCCAGATCTCCTTATCAACATACTGCCCAAGATACTGAACAGGGACATCCTGTGGAAGCTAAGATGCTTCCTCTTTCCATCTCTCACACTTGAGACAGAGGACATGTTACCTCACTGA
- the TMCO5A gene encoding transmembrane and coiled-coil domain-containing protein 5A isoform X2, with amino-acid sequence MEGHKNTQLDYDSYPSIPHRSPPQAPHCPPEVIAIAKPLPSKPALPRSEKVEILRLVQSKRNINSLNMDLERDMQRIDEANQELLLKIHEKENEIQRLESEITQTRDLTEDEEWEKENCTAVEREKALQELEEETARLDRKNETLVHSIAELQRKLTRKSHKATKCEQDKTEGSPEESKAKLQQLEASCADQEKELAKVMEDYAFVAQLCEDQALCIKKYQETLRKIEEELETRFLEREVSKVLSMNFVRKESNSQNHKDHSLQKKGTRFCKRIFQHVFFTTLFFIRLLGYLFFHISFINPDLLINILPKILNRDILWKLRCFLFPSLTLETEDMLPH; translated from the exons ATGGAAGGACACAAGAACACTCAGCTAGATTATGA cTCCTATCCATCCATACCTCACCGCTCTCCGCCCCAAGCACCCCATTGCCCTCCTGAAGTGATAGCCATTGCAAAGCCATTACCCTCCAAACCAGCCCTTCCAAG GTCAGAGAAAGTGGAAATCTTAAGATTGGTCCAGTCAAAGAGGAACATTAACAGTTTGAACATGGACCTTGAAAGGGATATGCAGAGAATAGATGAAGCAAATCAAGAACTTCTTCTCAAAATCCACGAGAAAGAAAACGAGATTCAGAG GCTGGAAAGTGAGATCACCCAGACCAGAGACTTGACTGAAgatgaggagtgggagaaggagaactgCACCGCAGTAGAGAGGGAAAAAGCCTTGCAGGAGCTGGAAGAAGAAACAGCCAGACTC GATAGGAAGAATGAGACTCTGGTCCACAGTATAGCAGAACTTCAAAGAAAG CTTACAAGAAAATCACATAAGGCAACCAAGTGTGAACAAGACAAAACAGAGGGATCCCCAGAAGAGTCAAAG GCCAAGTTACAACAGCTGGAAGCTTCCTGTGCAGACCAAGAGAAAGAGCTAGCCAAG GTAATGGAAGACTATGCATTTGTGGCTCAGCTCTGTGAGGACCAGGCCCTCTGCATAAAG AAGTACCAGGAAACACTgaggaaaatagaagaagaacTAGAGACTCGGTTCCTTGAAAGAGAAGT ATCAAAAGTCTTGAGCATGAATTTTGTAAGAAAAGAGTCTAACAGCCAAAATCATAAG GATCATTCTCTACAAAAGAAGGGAACACGGTTCTGCAAAAG GATTTTTCAACATGTCTTTTTCACCACCCTATTTTTCATCAGACTGCTGGGCTACTTGtttttccatataagttttatAAATCCAGATCTCCTTATCAACATACTGCCCAAGATACTGAACAGGGACATCCTGTGGAAGCTAAGATGCTTCCTCTTTCCATCTCTCACACTTGAGACAGAGGACATGTTACCTCACTGA
- the TMCO5A gene encoding transmembrane and coiled-coil domain-containing protein 5A isoform X3 has protein sequence MEGHKNTQLDYESEKVEILRLVQSKRNINSLNMDLERDMQRIDEANQELLLKIHEKENEIQRLESEITQTRDLTEDEEWEKENCTAVEREKALQELEEETARLDRKNETLVHSIAELQRKLTRKSHKATKCEQDKTEGSPEESKAKLQQLEASCADQEKELAKVMEDYAFVAQLCEDQALCIKKYQETLRKIEEELETRFLEREVSKVLSMNFVRKESNSQNHKDHSLQKKGTRFCKRIFQHVFFTTLFFIRLLGYLFFHISFINPDLLINILPKILNRDILWKLRCFLFPSLTLETEDMLPH, from the exons ATGGAAGGACACAAGAACACTCAGCTAGATTATGA GTCAGAGAAAGTGGAAATCTTAAGATTGGTCCAGTCAAAGAGGAACATTAACAGTTTGAACATGGACCTTGAAAGGGATATGCAGAGAATAGATGAAGCAAATCAAGAACTTCTTCTCAAAATCCACGAGAAAGAAAACGAGATTCAGAG GCTGGAAAGTGAGATCACCCAGACCAGAGACTTGACTGAAgatgaggagtgggagaaggagaactgCACCGCAGTAGAGAGGGAAAAAGCCTTGCAGGAGCTGGAAGAAGAAACAGCCAGACTC GATAGGAAGAATGAGACTCTGGTCCACAGTATAGCAGAACTTCAAAGAAAG CTTACAAGAAAATCACATAAGGCAACCAAGTGTGAACAAGACAAAACAGAGGGATCCCCAGAAGAGTCAAAG GCCAAGTTACAACAGCTGGAAGCTTCCTGTGCAGACCAAGAGAAAGAGCTAGCCAAG GTAATGGAAGACTATGCATTTGTGGCTCAGCTCTGTGAGGACCAGGCCCTCTGCATAAAG AAGTACCAGGAAACACTgaggaaaatagaagaagaacTAGAGACTCGGTTCCTTGAAAGAGAAGT ATCAAAAGTCTTGAGCATGAATTTTGTAAGAAAAGAGTCTAACAGCCAAAATCATAAG GATCATTCTCTACAAAAGAAGGGAACACGGTTCTGCAAAAG GATTTTTCAACATGTCTTTTTCACCACCCTATTTTTCATCAGACTGCTGGGCTACTTGtttttccatataagttttatAAATCCAGATCTCCTTATCAACATACTGCCCAAGATACTGAACAGGGACATCCTGTGGAAGCTAAGATGCTTCCTCTTTCCATCTCTCACACTTGAGACAGAGGACATGTTACCTCACTGA
- the TMCO5A gene encoding transmembrane and coiled-coil domain-containing protein 5A isoform X1, which translates to MEGHKNTQLDYDLPLSFSSYPSIPHRSPPQAPHCPPEVIAIAKPLPSKPALPRSEKVEILRLVQSKRNINSLNMDLERDMQRIDEANQELLLKIHEKENEIQRLESEITQTRDLTEDEEWEKENCTAVEREKALQELEEETARLDRKNETLVHSIAELQRKLTRKSHKATKCEQDKTEGSPEESKAKLQQLEASCADQEKELAKVMEDYAFVAQLCEDQALCIKKYQETLRKIEEELETRFLEREVSKVLSMNFVRKESNSQNHKDHSLQKKGTRFCKRIFQHVFFTTLFFIRLLGYLFFHISFINPDLLINILPKILNRDILWKLRCFLFPSLTLETEDMLPH; encoded by the exons ATGGAAGGACACAAGAACACTCAGCTAGATTATGA tctccctctttccttcagcTCCTATCCATCCATACCTCACCGCTCTCCGCCCCAAGCACCCCATTGCCCTCCTGAAGTGATAGCCATTGCAAAGCCATTACCCTCCAAACCAGCCCTTCCAAG GTCAGAGAAAGTGGAAATCTTAAGATTGGTCCAGTCAAAGAGGAACATTAACAGTTTGAACATGGACCTTGAAAGGGATATGCAGAGAATAGATGAAGCAAATCAAGAACTTCTTCTCAAAATCCACGAGAAAGAAAACGAGATTCAGAG GCTGGAAAGTGAGATCACCCAGACCAGAGACTTGACTGAAgatgaggagtgggagaaggagaactgCACCGCAGTAGAGAGGGAAAAAGCCTTGCAGGAGCTGGAAGAAGAAACAGCCAGACTC GATAGGAAGAATGAGACTCTGGTCCACAGTATAGCAGAACTTCAAAGAAAG CTTACAAGAAAATCACATAAGGCAACCAAGTGTGAACAAGACAAAACAGAGGGATCCCCAGAAGAGTCAAAG GCCAAGTTACAACAGCTGGAAGCTTCCTGTGCAGACCAAGAGAAAGAGCTAGCCAAG GTAATGGAAGACTATGCATTTGTGGCTCAGCTCTGTGAGGACCAGGCCCTCTGCATAAAG AAGTACCAGGAAACACTgaggaaaatagaagaagaacTAGAGACTCGGTTCCTTGAAAGAGAAGT ATCAAAAGTCTTGAGCATGAATTTTGTAAGAAAAGAGTCTAACAGCCAAAATCATAAG GATCATTCTCTACAAAAGAAGGGAACACGGTTCTGCAAAAG GATTTTTCAACATGTCTTTTTCACCACCCTATTTTTCATCAGACTGCTGGGCTACTTGtttttccatataagttttatAAATCCAGATCTCCTTATCAACATACTGCCCAAGATACTGAACAGGGACATCCTGTGGAAGCTAAGATGCTTCCTCTTTCCATCTCTCACACTTGAGACAGAGGACATGTTACCTCACTGA
- the TMCO5A gene encoding transmembrane and coiled-coil domain-containing protein 5A isoform X5, whose protein sequence is MIYRSEKVEILRLVQSKRNINSLNMDLERDMQRIDEANQELLLKIHEKENEIQRLESEITQTRDLTEDEEWEKENCTAVEREKALQELEEETARLDRKNETLVHSIAELQRKLTRKSHKATKCEQDKTEGSPEESKAKLQQLEASCADQEKELAKVMEDYAFVAQLCEDQALCIKKYQETLRKIEEELETRFLEREVSKVLSMNFVRKESNSQNHKDHSLQKKGTRFCKRIFQHVFFTTLFFIRLLGYLFFHISFINPDLLINILPKILNRDILWKLRCFLFPSLTLETEDMLPH, encoded by the exons ATGA TTTATAGGTCAGAGAAAGTGGAAATCTTAAGATTGGTCCAGTCAAAGAGGAACATTAACAGTTTGAACATGGACCTTGAAAGGGATATGCAGAGAATAGATGAAGCAAATCAAGAACTTCTTCTCAAAATCCACGAGAAAGAAAACGAGATTCAGAG GCTGGAAAGTGAGATCACCCAGACCAGAGACTTGACTGAAgatgaggagtgggagaaggagaactgCACCGCAGTAGAGAGGGAAAAAGCCTTGCAGGAGCTGGAAGAAGAAACAGCCAGACTC GATAGGAAGAATGAGACTCTGGTCCACAGTATAGCAGAACTTCAAAGAAAG CTTACAAGAAAATCACATAAGGCAACCAAGTGTGAACAAGACAAAACAGAGGGATCCCCAGAAGAGTCAAAG GCCAAGTTACAACAGCTGGAAGCTTCCTGTGCAGACCAAGAGAAAGAGCTAGCCAAG GTAATGGAAGACTATGCATTTGTGGCTCAGCTCTGTGAGGACCAGGCCCTCTGCATAAAG AAGTACCAGGAAACACTgaggaaaatagaagaagaacTAGAGACTCGGTTCCTTGAAAGAGAAGT ATCAAAAGTCTTGAGCATGAATTTTGTAAGAAAAGAGTCTAACAGCCAAAATCATAAG GATCATTCTCTACAAAAGAAGGGAACACGGTTCTGCAAAAG GATTTTTCAACATGTCTTTTTCACCACCCTATTTTTCATCAGACTGCTGGGCTACTTGtttttccatataagttttatAAATCCAGATCTCCTTATCAACATACTGCCCAAGATACTGAACAGGGACATCCTGTGGAAGCTAAGATGCTTCCTCTTTCCATCTCTCACACTTGAGACAGAGGACATGTTACCTCACTGA
- the TMCO5A gene encoding transmembrane and coiled-coil domain-containing protein 5A isoform X4: MIMQSHIQEPRSEKVEILRLVQSKRNINSLNMDLERDMQRIDEANQELLLKIHEKENEIQRLESEITQTRDLTEDEEWEKENCTAVEREKALQELEEETARLDRKNETLVHSIAELQRKLTRKSHKATKCEQDKTEGSPEESKAKLQQLEASCADQEKELAKVMEDYAFVAQLCEDQALCIKKYQETLRKIEEELETRFLEREVSKVLSMNFVRKESNSQNHKDHSLQKKGTRFCKRIFQHVFFTTLFFIRLLGYLFFHISFINPDLLINILPKILNRDILWKLRCFLFPSLTLETEDMLPH, translated from the exons ATGATTATGCAAAGCCACATCCAAGAACCAAG GTCAGAGAAAGTGGAAATCTTAAGATTGGTCCAGTCAAAGAGGAACATTAACAGTTTGAACATGGACCTTGAAAGGGATATGCAGAGAATAGATGAAGCAAATCAAGAACTTCTTCTCAAAATCCACGAGAAAGAAAACGAGATTCAGAG GCTGGAAAGTGAGATCACCCAGACCAGAGACTTGACTGAAgatgaggagtgggagaaggagaactgCACCGCAGTAGAGAGGGAAAAAGCCTTGCAGGAGCTGGAAGAAGAAACAGCCAGACTC GATAGGAAGAATGAGACTCTGGTCCACAGTATAGCAGAACTTCAAAGAAAG CTTACAAGAAAATCACATAAGGCAACCAAGTGTGAACAAGACAAAACAGAGGGATCCCCAGAAGAGTCAAAG GCCAAGTTACAACAGCTGGAAGCTTCCTGTGCAGACCAAGAGAAAGAGCTAGCCAAG GTAATGGAAGACTATGCATTTGTGGCTCAGCTCTGTGAGGACCAGGCCCTCTGCATAAAG AAGTACCAGGAAACACTgaggaaaatagaagaagaacTAGAGACTCGGTTCCTTGAAAGAGAAGT ATCAAAAGTCTTGAGCATGAATTTTGTAAGAAAAGAGTCTAACAGCCAAAATCATAAG GATCATTCTCTACAAAAGAAGGGAACACGGTTCTGCAAAAG GATTTTTCAACATGTCTTTTTCACCACCCTATTTTTCATCAGACTGCTGGGCTACTTGtttttccatataagttttatAAATCCAGATCTCCTTATCAACATACTGCCCAAGATACTGAACAGGGACATCCTGTGGAAGCTAAGATGCTTCCTCTTTCCATCTCTCACACTTGAGACAGAGGACATGTTACCTCACTGA